One part of the Nitrosophilus kaiyonis genome encodes these proteins:
- the soxZ gene encoding thiosulfate oxidation carrier complex protein SoxZ, with the protein MAKRKSIIKIKPRKYKVGDIVKVDFIVIHPMETGMRKDKKSGKIIPAHYIDEVKFYFNDELITNLIVWETVSTNPYFSINMKVEGPGVIKVVYKDNKGEVNEKSKKVKPKG; encoded by the coding sequence ATGGCAAAAAGAAAATCTATTATAAAAATAAAACCAAGAAAATATAAGGTTGGAGATATAGTAAAGGTGGATTTTATAGTGATTCATCCAATGGAAACAGGTATGAGAAAAGATAAAAAGAGTGGGAAAATAATTCCAGCTCACTATATTGATGAAGTGAAATTCTATTTTAATGATGAACTTATTACAAATCTCATAGTTTGGGAGACTGTTTCAACAAATCCTTATTTTTCTATAAACATGAAAGTTGAAGGCCCAGGAGTTATAAAAGTTGTCTATAAAGATAACAAAGGAGAAGTTAACGAAAAAAGCAAAAAAGTTAAGCCAAAAGGATAA
- the soxA gene encoding sulfur oxidation c-type cytochrome SoxA codes for MKKRILLGALGLVLVFSSPLVADEKLSMSPEDRALYEEMLENNPADIYVEEGSELLEEYIGGEAGLAKFLGVSEDELPKYLAGFPRYIKKIGMVVAIDQMLQAAMYANGKKPFKLKSSQMDAMAAYTKSIANGEKINIDINANEHMKEYYKLGKKVFEMRRGGRGLSCYSCHSPDIVGMRLRMQILPDLGAPKVKAAATWPAYRMTKGKMFTLQKRFQQCMKNALLAKIPLGSKHMVALEVYVTNMAKGQEIHIPGLKR; via the coding sequence ATGAAAAAAAGAATATTATTAGGAGCATTAGGTTTAGTTCTTGTTTTTTCATCACCTTTAGTGGCTGATGAAAAATTAAGTATGAGTCCAGAAGATAGAGCACTTTATGAAGAGATGTTAGAAAACAATCCAGCAGATATCTATGTTGAAGAAGGCTCTGAGCTCTTAGAAGAGTATATTGGTGGAGAAGCTGGACTTGCTAAATTTTTAGGAGTTAGTGAAGATGAGCTTCCAAAATATTTAGCAGGTTTCCCAAGATATATAAAAAAGATAGGTATGGTTGTGGCAATTGATCAGATGTTACAAGCGGCAATGTATGCAAATGGTAAAAAACCTTTTAAATTAAAATCGTCTCAGATGGATGCGATGGCTGCATATACAAAATCGATTGCAAATGGAGAGAAGATTAATATTGATATAAATGCAAATGAACATATGAAAGAGTATTATAAGCTTGGTAAAAAAGTATTTGAGATGAGAAGAGGTGGAAGAGGACTATCATGTTATAGCTGTCATAGTCCAGATATTGTAGGCATGAGACTTAGAATGCAGATTTTACCAGATCTTGGAGCACCTAAAGTAAAAGCTGCTGCAACTTGGCCAGCTTACAGAATGACAAAAGGAAAAATGTTTACATTGCAAAAAAGGTTTCAGCAGTGTATGAAAAATGCCCTTTTAGCAAAAATTCCTCTTGGATCAAAACATATGGTTGCATTAGAAGTTTATGTGACAAATATGGCAAAAGGACAAGAGATTCATATACCAGGTTTGAAGCGTTAA
- the soxY gene encoding thiosulfate oxidation carrier protein SoxY, translating into MKRRSFLKSFAAIPAVAAMGTLGTTQLLAKENKKPKGKNAISYKKALEVVTGGKGAKDSEKVNLTVPEIAENGAVVPVKINVDFPIEEVKSLHILTTKNSNARCADIFLTPKNGKAYFATRIKLGGTQEVVAVAALKNGTFIKAHKKVKVTIGGCG; encoded by the coding sequence ATGAAAAGAAGAAGTTTTTTAAAAAGTTTTGCTGCAATTCCAGCAGTAGCTGCAATGGGTACTTTAGGAACAACACAGCTTTTGGCAAAAGAGAATAAAAAACCAAAAGGTAAAAATGCAATAAGCTACAAAAAAGCGTTAGAAGTAGTTACTGGTGGAAAAGGCGCCAAAGATAGTGAAAAAGTTAATTTGACAGTTCCAGAAATAGCTGAAAATGGGGCTGTTGTACCGGTTAAAATAAATGTGGATTTTCCAATTGAAGAGGTAAAATCGTTACATATATTGACAACTAAGAACTCTAATGCAAGATGTGCCGATATATTTTTAACACCTAAAAATGGTAAAGCATATTTTGCAACAAGAATAAAACTTGGAGGTACGCAAGAAGTAGTAGCAGTAGCAGCCTTGAAAAATGGAACATTTATAAAAGCTCATAAAAAAGTAAAAGTTACAATTGGTGGTTGTGGATAA
- the soxB gene encoding thiosulfohydrolase SoxB, which translates to MNINRRDFLHIAAALGLISLGGKNLYASKKASDLSASDIMDFEEKGKVTLLHICDMHAHLKPLYWREPSTLISAKNLVGTPGFLCGKSFLNFYGIEPNSLEAYFDTYLNFEELAKKFGKMGGIAHIKTIVDEIRRDRGKDNVLLLDSGDTWQGTAVALKTKGEAIVDAQNYLGVDVMVGHWEFTYGKERVAELIDKLNGEFISQNIVDNDPFSDNFEELVFKPYTIKEVGGAKIGIIGQSFPFTSTANPKKFTKGWSFGLRLDSLQGYVDELRKEKKVDCVVVLSHDGFSVDQEVARRVNGIDFILSGHTHDPGPRPITINGTTIIIAGSHGKFVGRLDIDIKNKRVKDFSYKLIPVASKLIKADKKGIELVDKWYKPYNKELNEILGKTEGTLYKRDTFYSTFDALIGEAIRDKMDSEIVFTPGYRWGTTLLPGDDILVDNVYEMTAITYPEVYTFELKGAKIAQLLEDIADNVFNSNPLYQQGGDMSRLTGVSYDIKIGAKAGQRIKNLKINGKDINPNRNYVISSWGGNLQNAGSNLREDKIEPVYNIVSDYIRKKGTVNISNKSNVRVVDFECGCPSKGGIC; encoded by the coding sequence ATGAATATTAACAGAAGAGATTTTTTACATATAGCAGCAGCACTTGGTCTTATTAGTTTAGGGGGCAAAAATTTATATGCTTCCAAAAAGGCTTCAGATTTAAGTGCATCAGATATAATGGATTTTGAAGAGAAGGGAAAAGTTACCCTTCTTCATATTTGTGATATGCATGCACATTTAAAGCCACTTTACTGGAGAGAACCTTCAACATTAATAAGTGCAAAAAATTTAGTGGGAACTCCTGGATTTTTATGTGGAAAAAGTTTTTTGAATTTTTATGGGATAGAGCCAAATTCATTAGAAGCATATTTTGATACATATCTAAATTTTGAAGAGCTTGCTAAAAAATTTGGGAAAATGGGTGGTATTGCTCATATAAAAACGATAGTAGATGAGATTAGAAGAGATAGAGGAAAAGATAATGTGTTGCTTCTTGATAGTGGTGATACATGGCAAGGAACAGCTGTTGCATTAAAAACAAAGGGAGAAGCAATCGTTGATGCCCAAAACTATCTTGGTGTTGATGTGATGGTTGGGCATTGGGAATTTACATATGGAAAAGAGAGAGTTGCAGAACTAATAGATAAGTTAAATGGAGAGTTTATCTCACAAAATATTGTAGATAATGATCCATTTAGTGATAATTTTGAAGAGCTCGTTTTTAAACCATATACTATTAAAGAGGTTGGAGGTGCAAAAATAGGAATAATTGGACAATCTTTTCCATTTACTTCAACTGCAAATCCTAAAAAATTTACTAAAGGGTGGAGTTTTGGTTTAAGGCTTGATTCTCTTCAAGGATATGTTGATGAACTTAGAAAAGAGAAAAAAGTAGATTGTGTAGTAGTTTTGAGTCATGATGGATTTAGTGTTGATCAAGAGGTTGCAAGAAGAGTAAACGGAATTGATTTTATACTAAGTGGTCATACTCATGACCCAGGTCCAAGGCCAATTACTATAAATGGCACAACTATTATAATTGCTGGAAGCCATGGAAAATTTGTTGGAAGACTTGATATTGATATTAAAAATAAAAGAGTAAAAGATTTTAGTTACAAACTTATACCGGTAGCTTCAAAACTTATAAAAGCTGATAAAAAAGGAATAGAACTGGTTGATAAATGGTATAAGCCATATAATAAAGAGTTAAACGAAATTCTTGGAAAAACAGAAGGAACTTTATATAAAAGAGATACATTCTATTCAACATTTGATGCATTAATTGGTGAGGCTATAAGAGATAAGATGGATAGTGAGATAGTATTTACACCTGGGTATAGATGGGGAACAACACTTTTACCTGGAGATGATATTTTAGTTGATAATGTTTATGAGATGACAGCTATTACATATCCTGAAGTTTATACATTTGAATTAAAAGGAGCAAAAATTGCTCAGCTTTTAGAAGATATTGCAGATAATGTTTTTAACTCAAATCCGCTATATCAACAAGGTGGTGATATGAGTAGGTTAACAGGTGTTAGTTATGATATAAAAATAGGTGCAAAAGCTGGACAAAGAATAAAAAATCTAAAAATAAATGGAAAAGATATAAATCCAAATAGAAATTATGTTATTAGTTCATGGGGAGGAAATCTTCAAAATGCTGGTTCAAATCTAAGAGAAGATAAGATTGAGCCTGTTTATAATATTGTTTCGGATTATATAAGGAAAAAAGGAACAGTAAATATTTCCAATAAATCAAATGTTAGGGTTGTTGATTTTGAGTGCGGTTGTCCAAGTAAAGGCGGAATATGTTAA
- a CDS encoding OprD family outer membrane porin, translating to MKKIATLSLAAILGLSFAGMEANAKEKRVLKGNMTLKYNVLPGEANSLEEMFTKGEFYGRLRLNTFKWDWDKEYTGKTKDNWAMGIGGSLEYKSAYFKGFGITAALYTSQNPWHMDAEDVSFVKAGKDTFSRYKVKTDNGFGMTVLAQSYLEYKRDKTSLKIGRQIFESLLTKSNDTKMIPNTFEGVSLVSKYFSDTTVKLAYFTKQKLRDHTRFHDVITFKDEDGESWNNNDDSAVNKALSYANFEAAGKDTDHELIVAELTNKSIKNLKWMINYTTVPDVVALASIEAHYKIPIGDYNLIPGFRYIKQMDKGADELGVAVANLKGDATAYDDPNSVDSSLIAARVDLKAKNKIWWARVGYSKVADDADIIAPWRGFPTGGFTRAMAQYNWYANTKTWMIRGVYDFDKAGLVSGLKASLRYAIQDFDDKKKGVQADSNIVHLDLIEKVKSMPGLYLKFRMGLVDGDDNTKDINGNLKKDPSYNEYRFEINYLF from the coding sequence ATGAAAAAAATAGCAACTTTAAGTTTAGCAGCAATTTTAGGGTTATCTTTTGCAGGAATGGAAGCAAATGCCAAAGAGAAAAGAGTTTTAAAAGGAAATATGACACTTAAATATAATGTGCTTCCAGGCGAAGCTAATAGTTTAGAAGAGATGTTTACAAAAGGTGAATTTTATGGAAGATTGAGACTTAATACATTTAAGTGGGATTGGGATAAAGAGTATACAGGAAAGACAAAAGATAATTGGGCTATGGGAATTGGTGGTAGTTTAGAGTATAAAAGTGCTTATTTCAAAGGATTTGGCATAACTGCTGCTTTATATACTTCTCAAAATCCTTGGCATATGGATGCTGAAGATGTAAGTTTTGTAAAAGCTGGTAAAGATACTTTTTCAAGATATAAAGTAAAAACTGATAATGGTTTTGGTATGACTGTACTTGCTCAAAGCTATCTTGAATATAAAAGAGATAAAACAAGCTTAAAAATTGGCCGCCAAATATTTGAGTCTCTTCTAACAAAAAGTAATGATACAAAGATGATACCAAATACATTTGAAGGTGTTAGCTTAGTTAGCAAATATTTTAGTGATACAACTGTAAAGCTTGCATATTTTACTAAACAAAAATTAAGAGACCATACAAGATTTCATGATGTTATAACATTTAAAGATGAAGATGGAGAAAGTTGGAATAATAATGATGATAGTGCAGTAAATAAAGCCCTTAGTTATGCAAACTTTGAGGCTGCAGGTAAAGATACAGATCATGAATTAATAGTAGCAGAACTTACAAATAAAAGTATAAAAAATTTAAAATGGATGATTAATTATACAACTGTTCCAGATGTTGTAGCTTTAGCTTCAATAGAGGCTCATTATAAGATTCCTATTGGAGATTATAACCTAATTCCTGGATTTAGATATATAAAGCAGATGGATAAAGGAGCAGATGAGCTTGGAGTTGCTGTAGCAAACCTAAAAGGAGATGCTACTGCTTATGATGATCCTAACAGTGTAGATAGCTCTTTAATTGCAGCAAGAGTTGATTTAAAAGCAAAAAATAAAATATGGTGGGCAAGAGTTGGTTATTCAAAAGTTGCAGATGATGCAGATATTATTGCTCCATGGAGAGGATTTCCAACTGGTGGTTTTACAAGAGCTATGGCTCAATATAACTGGTATGCAAACACAAAAACTTGGATGATTAGAGGAGTTTATGATTTTGATAAAGCTGGACTTGTATCAGGTCTAAAAGCAAGCCTTAGATATGCAATACAAGATTTTGATGATAAAAAGAAAGGGGTTCAAGCAGATAGCAATATAGTTCATTTGGATTTAATTGAAAAAGTAAAATCTATGCCTGGTCTTTATCTAAAATTTAGAATGGGGCTTGTAGATGGTGATGATAATACAAAAGATATTAACGGAAATTTGAAAAAAGATCCATCATATAATGAGTATAGATTTGAGATAAATTATCTATTCTAA